The nucleotide sequence TAAAAGTATTTCGCGATGGACAATATTTTGATTTGCAATTGAAATTGGAGAAGAGATAAATATGATTCAACAAAATTTAACGACACCGCAAAAAAAACTTATCGAACAATATGTAAATGAATTATTGGTTGATAGGATGAAACTTATTCAAGAATATTACGACGTTGATAAAGATTTGGAGTTATTACCAAGTGTCACGCAACGCTTACGTTCAAATAAAAAAAGAAAAACAGTTTCTCACGAGGAATTTTGGAATAACGTACTCTGATGAGTCAATATAAAGTTGATTACAGAGATACTGTTTATGACGATGTAAAGTCATTTGATAAAAATTTGCGTGAGCGAATCAGAGAAAAAAAGAATGGCTTGCAGAGTACTGCGACTATATTCCCCGCGAAGCATTTCGTGGAAAGATAAATATAGGAAATTTCAAATTGAGAGTTGGCGATTATCGAGGTATATATTCATTTAATAAAACTAAACGAACAATTATGATAGAAATAATTGGTCATCGAAGTATAATTTATAAAACTAAATAGAAACTAAATTTAATGGCTAAAAAATTTCAAAACTACATAAACGGAAAATGGTGCGATGCAAAATCGGGACAAGAATTCGAGAATCGCAATCCGGCAAATAACAACGAAGTATTGGGAACATTTCCCAAATCATCGAAAGAAGATGTGAACGAAGCCGTTGCTGCAGCTAAGAAAGCATTCGAGAGTTGGCGATTAGTTCCGGCACCAAAACGCGGCGACATTCTCAAAAAAGTCGGCGAC is from Ignavibacteria bacterium and encodes:
- a CDS encoding aldehyde dehydrogenase family protein, which encodes MAKKFQNYINGKWCDAKSGQEFENRNPANNNEVLGTFPKSSKEDVNEAVAAAKKAFESWRLVPAPKRGDILKKVGDIMTERKEELARAMTKEMGKVLLETRGDVQEGIDTAYYAASEGRRLFGHTVP